In the genome of Mycobacterium kansasii ATCC 12478, one region contains:
- the murC gene encoding UDP-N-acetylmuramate--L-alanine ligase, producing the protein MNTEQLPPELQRVHMVGIGGAGMSGIARILLDRGGLVSGSDAKESRGLHALRARGALIRIGHDAASLDLLPGGVTAVITTRAAIPKTNPELVEARRRGIPVLLRPVVLAKLMAGRTTLMVTGTHGKTTTTSMLIVALQHCGRDPSFAVGGELGEAGTNAHHGSGDCFVAEADESDGSLLEYTPDVAVVTNIESDHLDFYGSTEAYVGVFDSFVERLAPGGALVVCTDDPGAAELARRSAELGIRVLRYGSAEPEGAPLAATLLSWEQRGTEAVAHLRLAGERHPRVMRLAVPGRHMALNALGALLAAIEVDAAIDEVLDGLAGFEGVRRRFELVGAVGSVRVFDDYAHHPTEIGATLAAVRSVLQHGGTGRLLVVFQPHLYSRTKAFAAEFGRALSAADAVFVLDVYGAREQPLAGVSGASVAGHVSVPVRYLPDFSAVAGEVAAAAGPGDVIVTMGAGDVTLLGPEIVTALRVQANRGAPGRPGVLQ; encoded by the coding sequence GTGAACACCGAGCAGTTGCCGCCCGAACTGCAGCGGGTCCACATGGTCGGCATCGGCGGAGCCGGCATGTCGGGCATTGCCCGTATCCTGCTGGACCGCGGCGGCCTGGTGTCGGGCTCGGACGCCAAGGAGTCACGCGGTCTGCACGCTTTGCGGGCGCGCGGCGCTCTGATCCGGATCGGCCACGACGCGGCGTCGCTGGACCTGCTGCCCGGCGGCGTCACCGCCGTCATCACCACCCGTGCCGCCATCCCCAAGACCAATCCCGAACTGGTCGAAGCCCGGCGCCGCGGCATCCCGGTACTGCTGCGCCCGGTCGTGCTGGCCAAGCTGATGGCCGGCCGCACCACGCTGATGGTCACCGGAACCCACGGCAAGACCACCACGACATCGATGCTGATTGTCGCGCTGCAGCACTGCGGGCGCGACCCGTCGTTCGCGGTGGGCGGTGAACTGGGCGAGGCCGGCACCAATGCCCATCACGGCAGTGGGGACTGCTTTGTCGCCGAAGCCGACGAAAGCGACGGCTCGCTGTTGGAGTACACCCCCGACGTCGCCGTGGTCACCAACATCGAGTCCGATCACCTGGACTTCTACGGCAGCACCGAGGCGTATGTCGGGGTGTTCGACTCCTTCGTGGAGCGGCTGGCGCCTGGGGGCGCCCTGGTGGTGTGCACCGACGACCCCGGCGCGGCCGAACTGGCCCGACGCTCCGCGGAGCTGGGAATTCGGGTGCTGCGTTACGGGTCGGCTGAACCCGAAGGTGCGCCGTTGGCCGCGACATTGCTGTCCTGGGAACAGCGGGGCACCGAAGCCGTGGCGCACCTCCGATTGGCCGGTGAGCGGCACCCGCGGGTGATGCGGCTCGCGGTGCCCGGACGGCACATGGCGCTCAATGCGCTGGGTGCGCTGCTGGCGGCGATCGAAGTGGACGCCGCGATCGACGAGGTGCTCGACGGCCTGGCCGGTTTCGAGGGCGTGCGACGCCGGTTCGAGCTGGTCGGCGCGGTGGGATCGGTACGGGTGTTCGACGATTATGCCCACCACCCGACCGAGATCGGCGCCACGCTGGCGGCCGTGCGCTCGGTCCTCCAGCACGGGGGCACCGGTCGGCTGCTGGTCGTTTTCCAGCCGCATTTGTACTCGCGCACCAAGGCTTTCGCCGCCGAGTTCGGTCGCGCCCTCAGCGCCGCCGACGCGGTGTTTGTGCTCGACGTCTACGGCGCCCGCGAACAGCCCCTGGCCGGCGTCAGCGGGGCCAGCGTCGCCGGGCACGTGAGCGTACCGGTGCGCTACCTCCCGGATTTCTCGGCGGTGGCCGGCGAGGTGGCCGCCGCGGCAGGGCCGGGTGATGTCATCGTCACCATGGGCGCCGGAGACGTCACATTGCTGGGTCCGGAGATCGTGACCGCCCTGCGGGTGCAGGCCAACCGTGGCGCGCCTGGCCGGCCGGGAGTTCTGCAGTGA
- the murG gene encoding undecaprenyldiphospho-muramoylpentapeptide beta-N-acetylglucosaminyltransferase → MNDSVREPAGGQKVTDYGPSLSIVLAGGGTAGHVEPAMAVADALSALEPDVRITALGTPRGLETTLVPARGYHLELITPVPLPRKPSGDLARLPPRVWRAVAETRAVLDAVDADVVVGFGGYVALPAYLAARGIPGMRRRSRRIPVVIHEANARAGLANRVGARSADRVLSAVPDCGLRRAEVVGVPVRQAITALDRAALRAEARAHFGFADDARVLLVFGGSQGAVSLNRAVSAAAADLAAAGVSVLHAHGPKNVLELRTPDAGDPPYVAVPYLDRMDLAYAAADLVICRSGAMTVAEVSAVGLPAIYVPLPIGNGEQRLNALPVVNAGGGMVIADADLTPALVAREVAGLLTDPPRLAAMTAAAAQVGHRDAARQVAQAALDTARRARARRASGRASRRAK, encoded by the coding sequence GTGAACGACTCGGTCAGGGAGCCGGCCGGTGGGCAGAAGGTGACCGACTACGGTCCATCGCTGTCGATCGTGCTCGCCGGCGGCGGCACCGCCGGCCATGTGGAGCCCGCGATGGCCGTCGCCGACGCGCTCAGCGCCCTGGAGCCGGATGTCCGGATCACCGCGTTGGGCACTCCGCGCGGGCTGGAGACGACGTTGGTGCCCGCCCGCGGCTATCACCTGGAGCTGATCACCCCGGTGCCGTTGCCGCGCAAACCCAGTGGCGACCTGGCCCGCCTGCCGCCGCGGGTGTGGCGTGCCGTCGCGGAGACCCGGGCGGTGCTCGACGCGGTCGATGCCGACGTCGTGGTCGGTTTCGGTGGGTATGTCGCGCTGCCCGCCTACCTGGCCGCGCGGGGTATCCCCGGCATGCGCAGGCGCAGCCGCCGTATCCCGGTGGTGATCCACGAGGCCAATGCCAGGGCCGGGTTGGCTAACCGGGTGGGTGCCCGCAGCGCCGACCGGGTGCTGTCGGCGGTGCCGGATTGCGGGCTGCGGCGGGCCGAGGTGGTCGGGGTTCCGGTCAGGCAGGCCATCACCGCCCTGGACCGCGCGGCGCTGCGCGCCGAGGCCCGGGCGCACTTCGGCTTCGCCGACGACGCCCGGGTGCTGCTGGTGTTCGGGGGTTCGCAGGGCGCCGTGTCGCTCAACCGGGCGGTATCAGCGGCCGCGGCCGACCTGGCCGCCGCGGGTGTTTCCGTCTTGCATGCTCACGGGCCCAAGAACGTCCTGGAGCTGCGCACCCCCGACGCGGGTGACCCGCCGTACGTCGCGGTGCCCTATCTGGACCGGATGGATCTGGCCTACGCCGCCGCTGACCTGGTGATCTGTCGTTCCGGGGCGATGACGGTAGCCGAGGTGTCGGCGGTCGGGTTGCCGGCCATCTACGTGCCGCTACCGATCGGCAACGGTGAGCAGCGGCTCAATGCGCTGCCGGTGGTCAACGCCGGCGGCGGCATGGTGATTGCCGATGCCGACCTCACCCCGGCCCTGGTGGCTCGCGAAGTCGCCGGGCTGCTCACCGATCCGCCCCGGCTGGCGGCGATGACGGCCGCCGCCGCACAGGTGGGACACCGAGATGCGGCCCGGCAGGTGGCCCAGGCGGCGCTGGACACCGCGCGGCGGGCTCGTGCCAGGAGAGCCTCCGGGAGAGCCTCCAGGAGAGCCAAGTGA